Below is a genomic region from Pyxidicoccus trucidator.
GGCTCCGCCGTATCGCCGGGCGTTACGTCCGCGCCGGTTCCTGGCGCCGTGCCCGCACCGCCCGTTGCGTCCTGCTCGTCTGGAACGAACGTTCCTTCCGTGCCCGGCGGCTGCCCAGGGGGCACACCCGAGCCCGTCGTATCCTGGCCGGCGGTGCCCGCGCCGCCCGTCGCGTCCTGTCCGTCTGGAACGAACGTTCCTTCCGTGCCCGGCGGCTGCCCAGGGGGCATACCCGAGCCCGTCGTATCCTGGCTGGTGGTGCCCGCCGCTCCCGAGCCACCGGTCGAGTCTTGTCCCGAGGCACCCTCCGCCCCTGCTCCACCGGTCGCGTCTTGTCCCGAGGCACCTTCCGCCCCTGCTCCACCGGTCGAGTCTTGTCCCGAGGCACCCTCCGCCCCTGCTCCACCGGTCGAGTCTTGTCCCGAGGCACCCTCCGCCCCTGCTCCACCGGTCGCGTCTTGTCCCGAGGCGCCGGCCGCCCCCGCGCCACCAGTTACATCCTGCCCCGAGGCGCCGGCCGCCCCCGCGCCACCAGCTACATCCTGCCCCGAGGCTCCAGCCGCCCCAGCGCCACCAGTCGCGCCCTGCCCCGTAGCTCCGGCCTGCGTGCCCTGGGGCTGCGTCGTCACGCCTGTCTCGGCGGAGCCTGGCTGTGTCCCATCCGGTCCGGTGGACTCAGTGCGGGTGGGGCCGCTCGTCACGCCGGGCGGAGGGTTCTGGTAGTTCTCTCCCGAGGTGGTCTCGGGCGCTGCGGTGTCCGCGGCGTCCGTGCCTGACGGAGACGTGGGGCTGCCGCTGCCGCCGATGGCCGCCTCGTCCTCCGCCGTGGCATTCCATGGAGAGGGGATGGGCTGATAGACCTGCGCCGCCTCCTCGTTGGCGACTTGTCCCGCCGCCGTGGGCACTGAGCCATCGGGAAGGGTCGGCGTCAGCACGAAGCTCGCCGCTCCCTCATCGAGCGGTTGCTGGATGACGTAGCCCGCGGGGGGCCTCGCGCCCTCGGCCTCTTCGGCGGCGCGCTCATAGGCGTCTTTCAGCGCCTCCGCCGCGGGGTCCTGGATGGAGGGGTCTAGCGGCGGAGTCACCAGTGGCTCGTCCGGCGTCTGACCGAGGCTCAATCCAGCAGCGAGGGCAATCCACAGGTGCATAGCTGAACGATGTCCACCAGTGGATGTTCAGACACGGTTCCTGGAGAAGGTCCGCCCGCCGGCTCGCTCGGGCAGCGGCCTCCAGGGCGTCCTGTTCAGGAATGTCGGGACATTGGCGCGGCACAAAACCCCCGACATTTCCGAACAGCGCGCTACCGGACCGGTGCCAGCCCCGGCCAATGGGAAGCGATGGCCCCTCCGGGGCGCAGTCACGAAGGAAGCCATCGCATTGGGGCAGAAGGTCCGTCGAATGGCAGGCTCCAGTGCTGGACAAGACGCCCTGGGAGAGTCGCCATCCCGGGTGCCGGGTGCCGGGTGCCGGGTGCCGGGTGCCGGGTGCCGGGTGCCGGGTGCCGGGTGCCGGGTGCCGGGTGCCGGGTGCCGGGTGCCGGGTGCCGGGTGCGGCGACGAGACGCTCCGACTGGCCGCGGGGCAGCGGGGCTCCTGGTCGCGGAGGTGGGCACACCAGTCGCGCCGCGAGGGCCGCGCGGTCATCCACGAACCAGAGGTGGTGGTGGCCGAGGTTCGACTCGTAGACGAAGCATTCAGCCTGCGCCGGCAGCAGGAATGCCCGCCCCTCGGCATCGGGCTCAGCCGCGTTGCTTCACCTGCGCCAGCACCTCGCGAGCCGCACGCTCGCCGGTGGCGATGGCGCCGTGCACGGTGCCCTCCTCGCCCTCCGTGTTCGTGGCCTCGCCCGCGAAGAACAGGGTGCCCTCCACGGGCGTGGCCAGTGCCTCGACGGCGTCCACCGCGCCCGAGGGGATGACGGCATAGCCGCCTCGGGTGAAGGGCTCGCGTTGCCAGTCCTGCACGTGCCACGACTCGAGCAAGGCATGCAGCGCCCGCCGGGACAGCCGGAAGATGCTCGCGAGCGATTCCACGGCGCGCATCAGCACCTCCTCCTCGCCTGGCCCGGACAGCGCCTCCGCGGCCGGGCCGCCGGCCCAGCCCACGAGGTGCCGGGACTCGCGAGGCGACAGTGTCCACCACGTGGGCACGGGCAGCGACGGCCCATGGAAGAAGCCAAACCGCCGGGTGTCGTCGCGCTCGCTCCAGAACGCGGTGCGGAAGCGCAGCAGCACCTTCACCAGCGCCCCCATCTCCAGCCGTCCCCAGGCGCGCTCCTTCTCCGGGAGCCGAGGAAGGAAGCGCACCGCCCCGGGCTCCGGCACCCGCGCCCGCAGCACGCCGAGTGGCAGCGTCACCACCGCCCGCTTCGCCCGCACCTGTCCCAGCGGCACTCCCTGGCGGGCCCGGATGCGCACGCGCACCTCGCCGGCTGCCCAGCGCACCTCCTCGGCCACGGCGTTGAAGAACACCGTCCCTGGACGCTCCAGCAGCGGCCGGGCCAGGGCATGCAGCATGCGGTCATACCCTTCCAGGACTCGAGATGGCGTGGTGCCTCCCAGCTCCTCCGCGGCGGTCTCCATCCGAGCGATGGCCAGCGCGCTCGCGGTGTCCGGATTGGCCGCGTAGAAGCCCTCCACATACGCCCGCGCCATGGCCACCTGGAGCGGAGACCATCGCTCGGCCCGAGCCCGCTCCTGGAGCACCTCGGCGACAGGCCGGTCCGGAGGCTTCGCGGAGGCGAGGGCCTCCATGAAGCGGAAGGCTTCCGCGCCGTCTCCGAACCGCCCCTTCCACGACAGCGCATGCGTGTCGTTGCAGGGCCGGACGGTGAGGCGCGCGCGCCGGGCAAGCTTTCGCAAGGACTCGGGTTCCCCGTGGACGAACTCCGCCCCCAGCTCGAGCGGCACGTCGGTGACCGGGTCGTGAAGGGTGGCCACCCGCCCGCCCAGGCGCGAGCGGGCCTCCAGCACGGTGACGCGCAGGCCCGCGCGGGACAGGGACGCCGCGGCGGCGAGTCCGGCGGCGCCCGCGCCCAGGATGACGACATCCGAGATGAGGTCCATGCCGCCACACCTCTATCCACGCGTCTCGCGAGGCACAGCCCCGGAATCGGCCGCCGTCGCGCGCGAGACACTCCCGTGCGCCAGCCGGGTGCGGCACCGCACTTCCGGGAAAAGCGAAGGGCCGCGCCTCCAACGAAGGAGACGCGGCCCTCACGGGCGGAAGGTCCGCGCGTGTCAGAGGTTGATGCGCAGGCCGGCCCCCACCTCGAAGGTGGGCGCGGCCAGGGTGAAGCCCTGGATTGGCACGTCGTTGACGACGACGTCCGGCACGGTGAAGCCGAGCCGGAACTCACCGCCCTTGCGGCCGTAGTGCACGGCGCCGAAGGCTTCCACCGTGAGGTAGGTGAGCACCCGGTGCGTCACGTTGAGCTGGCTCTGGAAGGAGCGGTCGGAGAGGTTGCCCAGCGTGAAGAGGTTGAAGGACGTGCGCTCCAGCGGGCCGGGCCGGTCCAGGAAGACGTAGGCCGCGCCGTAGTGCCGGCCCACGTAGAGGGGCTGGAAGGCGTTCTGGTTGAACAGGTACGGGTAGCCGATGGCGCTGGTGTAGCCCGTCGAGTTGTAGAAGTACTCGAGGCCCACGACGGCCAGGTCGTTCTCGCCATAGCCGAAGGTGTAGTTGGCGCCGCCCGTCACCTGCGGCGTGAGGCCCTCGGGGATGTACGACTCCACCTGGACGCCGTTCTGGAAGATGTCCTCCAGCGTGGCGCCCTCGGGCAGGCGGTACAGGGGGCGGTCGGTGCCCTTCTTCAGGGCCAGCTCGCCATAGACGTCGATGGGGCCCAGGGCCGAGGACAGGTCCAGCCCGAAGCGGGGCTTGCGGCCTCGCTGGGCCACGGCGCTGGCGCCCACTTCCGCGGGTCCCAGCACCACCTCGGCGCGCAGCGCGGCACCAATGCGGCTGATGCGGTTGACCGGCTCACGGCCTCCGGGCTGCGCCGTCGTGCCCCCGCTCGGGTCGGTGACGGCGCCCGCGTCGGTGCCCAGGTCGTCCATCACCGCGATGCCGTAGAAGTTCCACCCCCGCGCTTCCCAGGGCACGTGGAGCTTCACCATGGACACGCCGGTGCGCAGGTCCACGAAGGCCAGCGGATCCCTCCGCTGGGGGGACAGGAAGTCGGTGGGGTTCCAGATGCGCCCCGTGCCCCACTTCACGTGCTGCTTGCCCACGGTGAAGAACACCGTGCGCTCCAGGTCGAAGCGCAGCCACGCCTGGTCCAGCAGGACGCGCGGGTTGGCGGGCGCGTCCTCGCCGGTGCCGGTGGCGAGGGTGGGGTCATAGCTCAGCCGCCCCACCACGAAGCCGCGCAGCCGGTCCGTGGGCCGCGCGTCGAAGTAGCCGTCCACCAGTGTGGGCGCGGAGAACCGCGTGTTGCCGAAGGACACGCCCTCGTTCGCCGCCACGTTGCCGCGCAGGTAGAACTGGCCGCCAATCTTCAGCGGGTCGTCCACCGCCTCCTCGGAGTCGAAGGCGCTGCGAGTCGCCGGGCCACCCAGGGCCTCCGAGTCCCGGTCGCCGCCCGGCTCCGAGGGCCCCGTGGAAGACGGCTGCTCCGCGGCGCTGGCGGGAGCCTCCGCCGCGGTGTCCCCCCCGAAGAGGGAATCCTCGCTGGGACGGTCCGCCGGAGCCGCCTGCTCGGAGGCGGCGGGCGGGGCAGGGGCCTCGGCGGGCTTCTCGGGCTCGCCGCCGCCGAAGAGGGCATTCTCGTCGGGCCGGTCGCCCTCGCCCTGGTCCGGAGACTGGGCGAGGGCGGGGCCGCCCACGAGGGCCACGGACAGCGCCGCGGCCAGGGTGAGGGTGCGCGGGCTCATCGGCTCTTGCTCTCGAGCCACGCCTTGGTGAAGAGGTTGGCTTCCAGTGAGCGCAGGTCGATGGACTTGATGAGGATGGTGGTGGAGTTGGCCTTCTCCACCTCGTCGTAGATGCGAATCTCCTCGGGGAACCAGACGTCGGCGCCCTTGGACTCGCTGAACAGCTTCTTCCAGCGCGGGTAGAGCAGCGTGCGCATCTTCCGCCCGGACAGCGCGTACTCCTCCCGCTTGAGGATGTTCGTCGAGTCCTTGTCCACCCACAGCTTGATGACGGGGTAGGCCACGTCCACGCCCTGCTTGGCCTTGAGCGTCAGTAGATTTGCGGCGTACTTGCCCAGCTTCGCCTCGCCCTCGAAGGTGGGGTCATACTCCTCGGCCAGGCGGGACTGGTCGAAGTCGGCGCGGCGGCTGTCGGTGCCGGCGATGCGCTCGCGCTCCGTGCGCCGCTCCCACTTGCCCACGTTGGGGTCATAGCTCCAGAGGTTCTTGTCCAGCCGCAGGTAGCCCTTGCCGGCCTCCGCCTTGGGGCGGCTGAACAGAATCATCAGCTTGTCGTCCGCGTCCCGCCGGTAGATGAACGCCTCGCGCACGGTGTCCGTCTTGTCCTTCTCCTTCTGCTCCATGTAGGCGAGCGCCTTGTAGTCACCACCATTG
It encodes:
- a CDS encoding outer membrane lipoprotein-sorting protein; protein product: MSLKNVLSAAVLAAALLSAQAALAMEPAAMVKLLSTIDDRQRNGGDYKALAYMEQKEKDKTDTVREAFIYRRDADDKLMILFSRPKAEAGKGYLRLDKNLWSYDPNVGKWERRTERERIAGTDSRRADFDQSRLAEEYDPTFEGEAKLGKYAANLLTLKAKQGVDVAYPVIKLWVDKDSTNILKREEYALSGRKMRTLLYPRWKKLFSESKGADVWFPEEIRIYDEVEKANSTTILIKSIDLRSLEANLFTKAWLESKSR
- a CDS encoding flavin monoamine oxidase family protein, encoding MDLISDVVILGAGAAGLAAAASLSRAGLRVTVLEARSRLGGRVATLHDPVTDVPLELGAEFVHGEPESLRKLARRARLTVRPCNDTHALSWKGRFGDGAEAFRFMEALASAKPPDRPVAEVLQERARAERWSPLQVAMARAYVEGFYAANPDTASALAIARMETAAEELGGTTPSRVLEGYDRMLHALARPLLERPGTVFFNAVAEEVRWAAGEVRVRIRARQGVPLGQVRAKRAVVTLPLGVLRARVPEPGAVRFLPRLPEKERAWGRLEMGALVKVLLRFRTAFWSERDDTRRFGFFHGPSLPVPTWWTLSPRESRHLVGWAGGPAAEALSGPGEEEVLMRAVESLASIFRLSRRALHALLESWHVQDWQREPFTRGGYAVIPSGAVDAVEALATPVEGTLFFAGEATNTEGEEGTVHGAIATGERAAREVLAQVKQRG